In the genome of Desulfuromonas sp. DDH964, one region contains:
- the nuoK gene encoding NADH-quinone oxidoreductase subunit NuoK, translating to MIVPIEHILMVSGAMFIMGLACVLARRNLIMILIGAEIMLNAVGLALVGGSALWQQVDGQIFVIFLMAMTSAEVSISLAMVVYLRKRKGTVNADAFDGMQG from the coding sequence ATGATCGTGCCGATCGAACATATCCTGATGGTCTCCGGGGCGATGTTCATTATGGGCCTCGCCTGCGTCCTGGCGCGGCGCAACCTGATCATGATCCTGATCGGCGCCGAAATCATGCTCAACGCCGTCGGCCTCGCGCTGGTGGGGGGCAGCGCCCTCTGGCAGCAGGTCGACGGCCAGATCTTCGTGATCTTTCTGATGGCCATGACCTCGGCGGAGGTCTCCATCTCTCTGGCGATGGTCGTCTACCTGCGCAAGCGCAAGGGGACGGTCAACGCCGACGCTTTCGACGGGATGCAGGGATGA
- a CDS encoding complex I subunit 4 family protein, protein MNPLPSFPWLSLLVFLPLAGAFLCVLRRHEPVECRALALATSLVLFGVTLWLFIRFHAGSNGWFLFEDFAWIPRFGIRFTLGLDGLSLLMVLLTGFLQVVAVLVSWPVKRHGPLFFALLLLLESGLMGVFLALDLVLFYLFWEVMLIPMFFLIGVWGHERRIYAAIKFFLYTLAGSLLMLVALLALYLLHGEQTGLYSFALADLLKTELTTGQSWLLFAGFMLAFAIKTPLIPFHTWLPDAHTEAPTAGSVDLAGLLLKTGVYGLLRIAFPLFPGPTAAFLPFLGALAVGGIFYGAWIATAQVDAKRLVAYSSVSHLGYVILGLTAWNATALSGSILQMFNHGITTGALFCMIGMIDSRAKTRQLDSLGGLWARMPVLSGFFLFFSLASLGLPGLNNFTGEIIILLGTFKVHPVLTILAAAGVVLAAAYMLRLVREILWGPPLGTDPWPDLTLREGLILVPMAILVVWLGLYPATFLAPLDGTLANLLHSGASLAQAGGAP, encoded by the coding sequence ATGAACCCTTTGCCGAGCTTCCCCTGGCTGTCGCTGCTGGTCTTTCTTCCCCTGGCCGGCGCCTTCCTCTGCGTGCTGCGCCGCCACGAACCGGTCGAATGCCGGGCACTGGCGCTGGCGACCAGCCTGGTCCTGTTCGGGGTGACCCTCTGGCTCTTCATCCGCTTTCACGCCGGGAGCAACGGCTGGTTCCTGTTCGAGGATTTCGCCTGGATTCCCCGCTTCGGCATCCGTTTCACCCTCGGCCTCGACGGCCTGTCGCTGCTGATGGTGTTGTTGACCGGCTTCCTGCAGGTAGTGGCGGTCCTCGTCTCCTGGCCGGTGAAACGCCACGGACCCCTCTTCTTTGCATTGCTGCTGCTGCTCGAATCGGGCTTGATGGGGGTCTTTCTTGCCCTCGACCTGGTCCTCTTTTACCTCTTCTGGGAGGTGATGCTGATCCCGATGTTCTTCCTGATCGGCGTTTGGGGGCACGAACGGCGCATCTACGCGGCGATCAAGTTCTTCCTCTATACCCTCGCCGGCAGCCTGCTGATGCTGGTGGCCCTGCTCGCCCTCTATCTGCTCCATGGCGAGCAGACCGGCCTCTACAGCTTCGCCCTCGCTGACCTGCTCAAGACCGAACTGACGACCGGCCAGAGCTGGCTCCTCTTTGCCGGCTTCATGCTCGCCTTCGCCATCAAGACGCCGCTGATCCCCTTTCACACCTGGCTCCCCGACGCCCACACCGAGGCGCCGACCGCCGGCTCTGTCGATCTGGCCGGCCTGCTCCTCAAGACCGGTGTTTACGGCCTGCTGCGCATCGCCTTCCCCCTCTTCCCGGGGCCGACTGCGGCCTTCCTGCCGTTCCTCGGCGCCCTGGCCGTGGGGGGCATCTTTTACGGCGCCTGGATCGCCACCGCCCAGGTCGATGCCAAGCGGCTGGTCGCCTACTCCTCGGTCTCCCATCTCGGCTACGTCATCCTCGGCCTCACTGCCTGGAATGCCACCGCCCTTTCCGGCAGCATTCTGCAGATGTTCAACCACGGCATTACCACCGGTGCGCTCTTCTGCATGATCGGCATGATCGATTCCCGCGCCAAAACCCGGCAGCTCGACAGTCTGGGCGGGCTCTGGGCGCGGATGCCGGTGCTGTCGGGCTTTTTCCTCTTCTTCTCGCTCGCTTCCCTCGGCCTGCCGGGGCTCAACAACTTTACCGGCGAGATCATCATCCTCCTCGGCACCTTCAAGGTGCACCCCGTGCTGACGATCCTTGCCGCCGCCGGTGTGGTGCTGGCTGCCGCCTACATGCTGCGGCTGGTGCGGGAGATCCTCTGGGGCCCCCCCTTGGGCACCGATCCCTGGCCCGACCTGACCCTGCGGGAAGGGTTGATCCTGGTGCCGATGGCGATCCTGGTGGTCTGGCTCGGGCTCTATCCGGCGACCTTCCTCGCTCCCCTCGACGGCACCCTCGCCAATCTTCTTCATAGCGGTGCCAGCCTTGCCCAGGCGGGAGGCGCCCCATGA
- the nuoL gene encoding NADH-quinone oxidoreductase subunit L yields the protein MNESLLFLILFFPLGCGVINALFGMRLPRLLAETLAVGGVLVAAVLATLFAFRAAGDGTSVTLYTWVATGELAVPVTILFDHLSATMTLMVCWVSTLIHIYAVGYLRDEPDYARFFALLNLFVFAMLTIVLADNLLLLFLGWEGVGVCSYGLIGYWYRKGENADAGRKAFLVTRVGDVFLAVALLWLFALFGTLSLSEINSQATTLPALTLTILTLLLLGGACGKSAQLPLMTWLPDAMAGPTPVSALIHAATMVTAGVYLLCRLFPLVSLSPVGLAAIATVGAATALYAATCALAQREIKKVLAYSTMSQIGYMFLAVGAGTVTGAMFHLFTHAFFKALLFMGAGGVIHLCGGENDIHRMGGLARRAPLLFGFFLAGALCLAGVPLTGGFFSKDLILLAAYSGGSYYHILWGVGLLTAFLTALYTFRLVYLVFAGTPRSEVHPHSLPGLMIWTLPLLALLGLGGGLFNLPPLFGGSEQLAQLFGSAGGREINADHHLELLLAGASALVVAAGWLLAHWRYRRFAGELPGAGSRFLLQGWRADALVELVLLKPFRWVAAFCWQGSDGALIDGILNGLARSCAGFGDRLRQLTTGRVSHYLLGLAWGLLLILGWLLLATVGGGGA from the coding sequence ATGAACGAGTCGCTCCTTTTCCTGATCCTTTTTTTCCCGCTCGGTTGCGGAGTGATCAACGCGCTGTTCGGCATGCGTCTGCCGCGCCTGCTCGCCGAAACGCTGGCGGTCGGCGGGGTGCTCGTCGCGGCGGTGCTGGCGACTCTCTTTGCCTTCCGTGCTGCCGGTGACGGCACCAGCGTCACCCTCTACACCTGGGTGGCGACGGGCGAGCTGGCGGTGCCGGTGACGATCCTCTTTGATCACCTCTCCGCGACGATGACGCTGATGGTCTGCTGGGTCTCGACCCTGATCCACATCTACGCCGTCGGCTACCTGCGCGACGAGCCCGACTACGCGCGCTTCTTTGCCCTGCTCAACCTCTTCGTCTTCGCTATGCTGACCATCGTCCTCGCCGACAACCTGCTCCTCCTCTTCCTCGGCTGGGAGGGGGTCGGCGTCTGCTCTTACGGCCTGATCGGCTACTGGTACCGAAAAGGGGAGAATGCCGACGCCGGGCGCAAGGCGTTCCTCGTTACCCGGGTCGGCGATGTTTTCCTCGCCGTTGCACTGCTCTGGCTCTTCGCTCTCTTCGGCACCCTTTCGCTGAGCGAAATCAACAGCCAGGCGACAACCCTGCCGGCATTGACCCTGACCATCCTCACCCTGCTGCTGCTCGGCGGCGCCTGCGGCAAGAGCGCCCAGCTGCCACTGATGACCTGGCTCCCCGACGCCATGGCCGGCCCGACGCCGGTCTCGGCGCTGATCCACGCCGCCACCATGGTCACCGCCGGAGTCTACCTGCTGTGCCGGCTCTTCCCGCTGGTCTCCCTCTCACCGGTCGGCCTGGCGGCGATCGCCACCGTCGGTGCCGCCACCGCCCTCTATGCCGCGACCTGCGCCCTGGCGCAGCGGGAGATCAAGAAGGTGCTCGCCTACTCGACCATGAGCCAGATCGGCTACATGTTCCTGGCGGTCGGTGCCGGGACAGTGACCGGGGCGATGTTTCACCTCTTCACCCACGCCTTTTTCAAGGCGCTCCTCTTCATGGGGGCGGGCGGCGTGATTCACCTCTGCGGCGGGGAGAACGACATCCATCGCATGGGCGGCCTGGCGCGCCGGGCGCCGCTCCTCTTCGGCTTCTTCCTCGCCGGCGCCCTTTGCCTGGCGGGCGTACCGCTGACCGGGGGCTTCTTTTCCAAGGACCTGATCCTGCTCGCCGCCTACAGCGGCGGCAGCTATTACCACATCCTCTGGGGGGTCGGCCTGCTGACCGCCTTCTTGACCGCCCTCTATACCTTCCGTCTGGTCTACCTGGTCTTTGCCGGGACGCCACGCAGTGAGGTTCATCCCCATTCCCTCCCCGGTCTGATGATCTGGACCCTGCCGCTGCTGGCGCTCCTCGGCCTCGGCGGCGGTCTCTTCAACCTCCCCCCGCTCTTTGGCGGCAGTGAACAGCTCGCGCAGCTTTTCGGTTCTGCCGGGGGACGGGAAATCAACGCCGACCACCACCTTGAACTGCTCCTGGCCGGGGCTTCGGCGCTGGTGGTCGCAGCCGGCTGGCTCCTCGCCCACTGGCGCTATCGCCGCTTTGCCGGGGAACTCCCCGGCGCCGGCAGTCGTTTCCTGCTGCAGGGTTGGCGGGCCGATGCCCTGGTCGAACTGGTGCTGCTGAAACCGTTTCGGTGGGTCGCTGCCTTCTGCTGGCAGGGGAGTGACGGCGCCTTGATTGATGGCATCCTGAATGGCCTGGCGCGCAGCTGCGCCGGGTTCGGCGACCGGCTGCGGCAACTGACCACGGGCCGGGTCTCCCATTACCTGCTGGGACTCGCCTGGGGACTGCTGCTGATCCTCGGCTGGCTGCTGCTGGCCACCGTCGGCGGGGGAGGGGCGTGA
- the nuoH gene encoding NADH-quinone oxidoreductase subunit NuoH, translated as MTPLLVTLVLILVKLALVFGVILTMAAYIVLAERKLLGRMQLRYGPNRVGPFGLMQPLADLIKMLTKEDVCPAHADKWLFMISPGLAAVTALLAFAVVPFGPPLTLFGQTVPMVVCDLNVGVLYFLGLSSLAVYGIALGGWASNSKYALLGAIRGLAQLISYELSMGLAVVPVILASRSFSLTDIVNAQASYPFAVTHPLAFLIFLVSVAAESKRIPFDIPEAENELVAGFHTEYSGMRFGLFFVGEYINMIILGSMTTVFFLGGWHGPLLPPVLWFLLKVMAVCFVFIWVRGTMPRLRYDQLMHFGWKFLVPVALVNVVITGAVMLWLKG; from the coding sequence ATGACGCCCTTGCTCGTCACCCTGGTGCTGATCCTCGTCAAGCTCGCGCTGGTCTTCGGCGTGATCCTGACCATGGCTGCCTACATCGTCCTCGCCGAGCGCAAGCTTCTGGGGCGCATGCAGCTGCGCTACGGACCGAACCGGGTCGGCCCCTTCGGTCTGATGCAGCCCCTCGCCGACCTGATCAAGATGCTCACCAAGGAAGATGTCTGTCCGGCCCATGCCGACAAATGGCTCTTCATGATCTCGCCGGGCCTGGCGGCGGTGACCGCCCTGCTCGCTTTCGCCGTCGTCCCTTTCGGCCCGCCGCTGACCCTCTTCGGACAGACGGTGCCGATGGTGGTCTGCGATCTCAACGTCGGCGTCCTCTACTTTCTCGGGCTCTCCTCCCTGGCGGTCTACGGCATCGCCTTGGGGGGGTGGGCCTCCAACTCCAAGTATGCCCTGCTCGGCGCAATCCGCGGCCTCGCCCAGCTGATCTCCTACGAGCTTTCCATGGGGCTGGCGGTGGTGCCGGTGATCCTTGCGTCCCGCTCTTTTTCCCTGACCGATATCGTCAACGCCCAGGCGAGTTACCCCTTTGCGGTCACCCATCCCCTCGCCTTCCTGATCTTCCTGGTCAGCGTCGCCGCCGAGAGCAAGCGTATCCCCTTCGATATCCCCGAGGCGGAGAACGAACTGGTCGCCGGCTTTCACACCGAGTACTCGGGGATGCGCTTCGGGCTTTTTTTCGTCGGCGAATATATCAACATGATCATCCTCGGCTCGATGACCACCGTCTTCTTTCTCGGCGGCTGGCACGGGCCGCTGCTGCCGCCGGTGCTCTGGTTCCTGCTCAAGGTGATGGCGGTCTGTTTCGTCTTTATCTGGGTGCGCGGCACCATGCCGCGGCTGCGTTACGACCAGCTGATGCATTTCGGCTGGAAATTCCTGGTCCCGGTGGCGCTGGTCAATGTGGTGATTACCGGGGCGGTAATGCTCTGGCTGAAGGGATAG
- a CDS encoding NADH-quinone oxidoreductase subunit N has product MTALQLQALLPILILALGATALLMLGAWWPARRPLFIAGAGLALVAAFVAGAVPPAQLEVAGLFSAGPYARFFAIFWSLTAALTLLLSLRYAEDRAFPAGEFVSLVLFAAAGMALLSAATSLVGIFLGLESFTLALYILIAFDKQGEMGAEAGLKYLVLGAVTTGFTAFAIALIYVSAGSFHLPEALGAVTAAGTLRPVALLGWGMLLVAVGFKVSLVPFHLWTPDVYQGAPAPVTGLLSSGSKGAVFAALVLLFAGFENVGELDSLLWMLAAVTMVIGTLSALPQQNVKRMLAYSSVAHMGYVLTGLLAGGAAGRSAVVFYIVAYGVVSIGAFGVIASCSGPEGEPQNYNDWRGLGYRYPFRAGALGVFLFSLAGVPPTAGFIGKFGIFYAAMRAGYHWLAIIGVAASVISTYYYLRLVIIMFMSDQTAPDLHPGHPREHAALMVCLFATLLLGFYPGPLLDLIGAIVP; this is encoded by the coding sequence ATGACCGCCCTTCAGCTGCAAGCCCTGCTGCCGATCCTGATCCTCGCCCTTGGCGCCACGGCGCTGCTGATGCTCGGCGCCTGGTGGCCGGCCCGCCGGCCGCTCTTTATCGCCGGAGCGGGCCTCGCCCTGGTCGCCGCCTTTGTTGCCGGCGCCGTTCCTCCGGCGCAGCTGGAAGTCGCCGGTCTCTTCAGCGCCGGTCCCTATGCCCGCTTCTTCGCCATCTTCTGGAGCCTGACGGCGGCGTTGACCCTGCTGCTGTCGCTGCGCTACGCCGAGGACCGGGCCTTCCCGGCCGGCGAGTTCGTTTCGCTGGTCCTCTTTGCCGCCGCCGGCATGGCGCTCCTTTCCGCGGCGACTTCGCTGGTCGGCATCTTTCTCGGTCTCGAATCCTTCACCCTCGCCCTCTACATTCTCATCGCCTTCGACAAGCAGGGAGAGATGGGGGCCGAGGCCGGGCTCAAGTATCTGGTGCTCGGCGCGGTGACGACCGGCTTTACCGCCTTCGCCATCGCCCTGATTTATGTCAGTGCCGGGAGCTTCCACCTTCCCGAGGCCCTCGGTGCGGTCACCGCGGCCGGGACCCTGCGTCCGGTGGCGCTGCTCGGCTGGGGAATGCTGCTGGTGGCGGTCGGCTTCAAGGTTTCGCTGGTCCCCTTCCATCTCTGGACTCCAGATGTCTACCAGGGGGCGCCGGCGCCCGTCACCGGGCTTCTCTCCAGCGGCTCCAAGGGCGCGGTTTTCGCCGCCCTGGTCCTCCTCTTTGCCGGTTTTGAGAATGTGGGGGAGCTCGATTCGCTGCTCTGGATGCTGGCAGCCGTCACCATGGTGATCGGGACCCTCAGCGCCCTGCCGCAGCAGAACGTCAAACGCATGCTCGCCTACTCTTCGGTGGCGCATATGGGTTACGTGCTGACCGGTCTGCTCGCCGGCGGCGCGGCCGGACGCAGCGCCGTGGTCTTCTACATCGTCGCCTACGGCGTCGTCAGCATCGGCGCCTTCGGGGTCATCGCTTCCTGTTCCGGCCCGGAGGGTGAACCGCAGAATTACAACGACTGGCGCGGTCTCGGTTACCGCTACCCCTTCCGCGCCGGAGCCCTGGGGGTCTTCCTCTTCTCCCTCGCCGGGGTGCCTCCCACCGCCGGCTTCATCGGCAAGTTCGGCATCTTTTACGCCGCCATGCGCGCCGGCTACCACTGGCTGGCGATCATTGGTGTCGCCGCCTCCGTCATCTCCACTTACTACTACCTGCGGCTGGTGATTATCATGTTCATGAGCGACCAGACCGCTCCCGACCTCCATCCCGGCCATCCCCGCGAACATGCCGCGCTGATGGTCTGCCTCTTCGCCACTCTGTTACTCGGTTTCTACCCCGGGCCCTTGCTTGACCTTATTGGAGCGATCGTGCCGTAA
- a CDS encoding NADH-quinone oxidoreductase subunit J family protein, translated as MASALFYILSATALVATGLCITRRNPVHAVIYLVNAFFALALLFYLLGAPLVAAWEVIIYAGAIMVLFLFIIMMLELTPDQDLKGPGWLRWGPVVALTLVLVSCTLLLVVADPGGADGVPRYYASPRVFGYALFKEYALAVEIVSFQLLFAAVGAFYVGRTDGGRRRRSES; from the coding sequence ATGGCCTCAGCACTTTTCTACATCCTTTCCGCTACCGCCCTGGTCGCTACCGGCCTGTGCATTACCCGGCGCAACCCGGTGCATGCGGTCATCTACCTGGTCAACGCCTTTTTCGCGCTGGCGCTCCTCTTCTACCTGCTCGGCGCGCCGCTGGTGGCGGCCTGGGAGGTGATCATCTACGCCGGCGCCATCATGGTCCTCTTCCTCTTTATCATCATGATGCTGGAGCTGACGCCGGATCAGGACCTGAAAGGGCCCGGCTGGCTGCGCTGGGGGCCGGTGGTGGCCCTGACCCTGGTGCTGGTGAGCTGTACCCTGCTGCTGGTCGTAGCCGACCCCGGCGGCGCCGATGGCGTCCCCCGCTACTACGCGTCGCCGCGGGTCTTCGGTTATGCGCTCTTCAAGGAATACGCCCTGGCGGTGGAGATCGTCTCCTTCCAGCTCCTCTTTGCCGCCGTGGGCGCCTTCTATGTCGGCCGGACCGACGGCGGCCGCCGTCGCAGGAGCGAATCATGA
- the nuoI gene encoding NADH-quinone oxidoreductase subunit NuoI, producing MNLWRDIRGTIEPFWVTLRNMLRKPVTIQYPEEKRTPYPRYRARMVLTRDPGGEERCVACYLCSAACPVDCISMQAAEREDGRRYAAWFRINFSRCIFCGLCAEACPTLAIQMSPDYEICNRDPLKLVWEKEDLLIADGGKDKEYSFYAHAGIGVGQPRGAGAEESPVADIKSNLP from the coding sequence TTGAATCTCTGGCGTGACATCCGTGGCACCATCGAGCCCTTCTGGGTAACGCTGCGCAACATGCTGCGCAAGCCGGTGACGATCCAGTACCCGGAAGAGAAGCGCACCCCCTATCCGCGTTACCGGGCGCGCATGGTCCTGACCCGCGACCCCGGGGGGGAAGAGCGTTGCGTCGCCTGCTATCTCTGCAGCGCCGCCTGCCCGGTCGACTGCATCTCGATGCAGGCGGCGGAGCGGGAGGACGGCCGGCGCTATGCGGCCTGGTTCCGGATCAACTTCAGCCGCTGCATCTTCTGCGGACTCTGCGCCGAGGCCTGCCCGACCCTGGCGATCCAGATGAGTCCCGATTACGAGATCTGCAACCGCGACCCTTTGAAGCTGGTCTGGGAAAAGGAAGACCTGCTGATCGCCGACGGCGGCAAGGACAAGGAGTATAGTTTCTACGCTCACGCCGGTATCGGCGTCGGCCAACCCCGCGGCGCGGGGGCGGAAGAATCGCCGGTGGCGGATATCAAGTCCAACCTGCCCTGA
- the nuoG gene encoding NADH-quinone oxidoreductase subunit NuoG, with the protein MPTLTIDNRSVTVPAGTNVLEAAKGLGIVIPHFCYHEALGAVGACRLCAMRFEDGPVKGIQMACMVEAKDGMVVSTVDADAAEQRSHVIEWLMMNHPHDCPVCDEGGECQLQDMTIAGGHGIRRYRGPKRTWNNQDLGPFVVQEMNRCIQCYRCVRTYQDYCGGDDFGVMGTRNRLFFGRFRAGRLESPFSANIVDACPTGVFTDKTYRFKSRYWDLQEAPSICPHCSLGCAVIPGARYRELQRVRSGINRQTNGFFICDRGRFGYGHANHPERPRHPRVDGNRVDWREALLALGGRIAAQVKAHGPASIAFLGSPRATLEANWLLGRWAGSIGSDRILFDPHPQRDRAARTLAAGLGDLTRSQEEIRHSDFILLVGADPLAEGPMLALAIRQAVLRGARVAILDPRPVALPGAATHLPLLPEQLPLALTALVTGDFATFSRQQQSLLAGIAARLDQTQRPVLLGGSDLLGAAGVDALLATARHFDRPERRCGAALLLAAPNSYGAALLAGDRPDADHLLDAMLAGAVRSLVCLECDPFQDHPDPGRVEAALARLELLVVLDAVPGQAGPRAAIFLPTTVPAESAGSFVNQEGRMLAFAAAFPPGIPISVTGAGDHPPRSFRLDTPGDEPRPAWQLLALLAGLEPELETVRAALAAADPRFAGLAGLDPEGEGMRVSGPGQQPPAPARPRLHCVPEGTLRLLPVESFVGSELLASLSAPLAPLRPEPEVLLHPDDAGRFGLVSGAAVRIATRFGQLQARVRVVTEMASGLVIVPRLRGSSLACLVPGGPADECEIARGEDP; encoded by the coding sequence ATGCCGACTCTGACCATCGACAACCGATCCGTCACCGTACCCGCCGGGACCAACGTCCTCGAGGCGGCGAAGGGGCTTGGCATCGTCATCCCGCACTTCTGTTACCACGAGGCGCTGGGAGCGGTGGGGGCGTGCCGTCTCTGCGCCATGCGTTTTGAAGACGGCCCGGTCAAGGGGATCCAGATGGCCTGCATGGTCGAGGCGAAGGACGGCATGGTCGTCTCCACCGTCGATGCCGACGCCGCCGAGCAGCGCAGCCATGTCATCGAATGGCTGATGATGAACCATCCCCACGATTGCCCGGTCTGCGACGAAGGGGGGGAGTGTCAGCTTCAGGATATGACCATCGCCGGGGGGCACGGTATCCGCCGTTACCGCGGTCCGAAGCGGACCTGGAACAACCAGGACCTCGGGCCCTTCGTCGTTCAGGAGATGAACCGCTGCATCCAGTGCTACCGCTGCGTGCGCACCTACCAGGACTACTGCGGCGGCGACGATTTCGGCGTCATGGGGACGCGCAACCGCCTCTTCTTCGGCCGTTTCCGCGCCGGACGGCTGGAGAGCCCCTTCTCCGCCAATATCGTCGATGCCTGCCCGACCGGGGTCTTTACCGACAAGACCTATCGCTTCAAGTCCCGTTACTGGGACTTGCAGGAGGCGCCGTCGATCTGTCCTCACTGCAGCCTCGGTTGCGCCGTCATCCCCGGCGCCCGCTACCGGGAGCTGCAGCGGGTGCGCTCCGGCATCAACCGCCAGACCAACGGTTTCTTCATCTGCGATCGCGGCCGCTTCGGTTACGGTCATGCCAACCACCCCGAACGGCCGCGCCATCCCCGGGTGGATGGCAACCGGGTCGACTGGCGCGAGGCGCTGCTGGCCCTGGGGGGCCGGATCGCCGCCCAGGTCAAGGCCCACGGTCCGGCCAGCATTGCTTTTCTCGGTTCCCCCCGTGCGACCCTCGAGGCGAACTGGCTCCTCGGGCGCTGGGCCGGGTCGATCGGCAGCGACCGGATCCTGTTCGATCCCCATCCGCAGCGTGATCGTGCCGCCCGCACCCTCGCCGCCGGTCTCGGCGATCTCACCCGCAGCCAGGAAGAGATCCGTCACAGCGATTTCATCCTGCTGGTCGGCGCCGACCCCCTCGCCGAGGGGCCGATGCTGGCGCTGGCGATCCGCCAGGCGGTCCTGCGCGGCGCCCGGGTTGCGATCCTCGACCCACGGCCGGTGGCTCTCCCCGGTGCCGCAACCCACCTGCCGCTGTTGCCGGAGCAGTTGCCCCTCGCTCTGACCGCCCTGGTCACGGGCGATTTCGCCACCTTCAGCCGCCAGCAGCAGAGCCTGCTCGCCGGAATCGCCGCGCGCCTCGACCAGACGCAGCGACCGGTGCTGCTTGGTGGCAGCGACCTGCTCGGCGCCGCGGGGGTTGATGCCCTGCTCGCGACGGCCCGCCATTTTGACCGCCCCGAGCGCCGCTGCGGCGCTGCCCTGCTCCTCGCCGCGCCCAACAGTTACGGGGCCGCGCTCCTCGCCGGCGATCGCCCCGACGCCGACCATCTGCTCGACGCCATGCTCGCCGGTGCGGTCCGCAGCCTGGTCTGCCTTGAATGCGATCCGTTTCAGGATCACCCCGACCCCGGCCGGGTCGAGGCCGCCCTGGCGCGACTCGAACTGCTGGTGGTGCTGGATGCCGTTCCGGGGCAGGCCGGACCGCGGGCGGCGATTTTCCTGCCGACCACGGTGCCGGCGGAGAGCGCCGGCAGCTTTGTCAACCAGGAGGGGCGGATGCTCGCTTTTGCCGCTGCCTTTCCCCCCGGCATCCCGATTTCCGTGACCGGCGCTGGCGACCATCCGCCGCGCAGCTTCCGGCTCGATACCCCCGGCGACGAGCCGCGCCCGGCCTGGCAGCTGCTCGCCCTTTTGGCCGGCCTGGAGCCGGAGCTGGAAACGGTGCGCGCCGCTCTGGCCGCTGCCGACCCGCGTTTCGCCGGGTTGGCGGGCCTCGATCCCGAAGGGGAGGGGATGCGCGTCAGCGGTCCCGGCCAGCAGCCTCCAGCGCCGGCCCGGCCGCGGCTCCACTGTGTCCCGGAGGGGACGCTGCGGCTGTTGCCGGTCGAGAGCTTTGTCGGCTCGGAACTTTTGGCCAGCCTCTCGGCGCCGCTGGCGCCGCTGCGTCCGGAGCCGGAGGTGCTGCTCCACCCCGACGACGCCGGCCGCTTCGGTCTCGTCTCCGGCGCGGCGGTCCGCATCGCCACGCGCTTCGGCCAGCTTCAGGCCCGGGTCCGGGTGGTGACCGAGATGGCCTCCGGGCTCGTGATTGTTCCGCGCCTGCGTGGCAGCAGCCTCGCCTGTCTCGTCCCCGGCGGCCCGGCCGATGAATGTGAGATCGCCCGAGGGGAGGACCCATGA